In one window of Eubalaena glacialis isolate mEubGla1 chromosome 13, mEubGla1.1.hap2.+ XY, whole genome shotgun sequence DNA:
- the GRID2IP gene encoding delphilin isoform X2: protein MSCLGIFIPKKHRARFDEVVSQGLLGKLCRARRAQGAQRLRRSRSEERPERLLVSTRASAAPRRPDEPPQRKAASLLGSRAGPGGARRTVRVYKGNKSFGFTLRGHGPVWIESVLPGSPADNASLKSGDRILFLNGLDMRNCSHDKVVSMLQGSGAMPTLVVEEGLVPFASDSDSMDSPNPSSALTSLQWVAEILPSSIRVQGRTFSQQLEHLLTPPEHYGVCRALESFFQHRNIDTLIVDVYPVLDTPAKQVLWQFIYQLLTYEEQELCQEKIACFLGYTAMTEPESTLDLEPEPEPEPEPEPEPQPRSSLRASSMCRRSLRSQGLEASLSCGPSDCPEMPLPLIPGERQAGDGTSLPETPNPKMMSAVYAELESRLSSSFKGKMGTTSRSRASPPVPSTAGTAGPRTLSSVSWPSERLLPSPCYYPLCSEGLASPSSCESHPYASLDSSRAPSPQLGPGPLCSSSTPSPDPGRPPSRRKLFTFARPVPSRDTDRFLDALSEQLGPRVTIVDDFLSPENDYEEMSFHDDQGSFVTNERSSASECVSSSEDGSSLTYSSISDHIPPPPLSPPPPPPLPFHDPKPSSRTPDGPWGPAPTLAKPLTQLSHPAPPPPPPPLPPPVPCAPPMLSRGLGHRRSETSHMSVKRLRWEQVENSEGTIWGQLGEDSDYDKLSDMVKYLDLELHFGTQKPAKPVPGPEPFRKKEVVEILSHKKAYNTSILLAHLKLSPAELRQVLMSMEPRRLEPAHLAQLLLFAPDADEEQRYQAFREAPGRLSEPDQFVLQMLSVPEYKTRLRSLHFQATLQEKTEEIRGSLECLRQASLELKNSRKLAKILEFVLAMGNYLNDGQPQTNKTTGFKINFLTELNSTKTVDGKSTFLHILAKSLSQHFPELLGFAQDLPTVPLAAKVNQRALTSDLADLHGTISEIQATCQSMSPASEDKFAVVMASFLETAQPVLRALDGLQREAMEELGKALAFFGEDSKATTSEAFFGIFAEFMSKFERALGDLQAGEGTRGSGMVSPLSW from the exons GATCTTCATCCCCAAGAAGCACCGGGCGCGCTTCGACGAGGTCGTGTCTCAGGGTCTGCTGGGCAAGCTATGCCGCGCCCGGCGGGCGCAGGGCGCGCAGCGGCTGCGCCGGAGCCGCAGCGAGGAGCGGCCGGAGCGCCTCCTGGTGTCCACGCGCGCCAGCGCCGCCCCGCGCCGCCCCGACGAGCCTCCCCAGCGCAAGGCCGCCTCTCTGCTCGGCAGCCGCGCCGGCCCCGGGGGCGCGCGCAG GACCGTCCGAGTCTACAAGGGCAACAAGAGCTTCGGCTTCACGCTTCGCGGCCACGGACCTGTCTGGATCGAGTCTGTGCTGCCTG GGAGCCCGGCTGACAATGCTTCCCTCAAATCGGGCGACCGGATCCTCTTCCTCAACGGACTAGACATGAG GAACTGCTCCCACGACAAGGTGGTGTCCATGCTGCAGGGCAGTGGTGCAATGCCCACgctggtggtggaggaggggctCGTCCCGTTCGCCAGCG ACTCCGACTCGATGGATTCTCCCAACCCGTCGTCGGCGCTCACCTCCCTGCAGTGGGTGGCGGAGATCCTGCCGTCCAGCATCCGGGTGCAGGGGAGGACCTTCAGCCAGCAGCTGGAGCACCTGCTCACGCCCCCCGAGCACTATGGGGTCTGCCGGGCCCTCGAGAGCTTCTTCCAGCACAG gaacaTCGACACCCTGATCGTCGATGTCTACCCGGTGCTGGACACACCCGCCAAGCAGGTCCTTTGGCAGTTCATCTACCAGCTGCTGACTTACGAGGAACAGGAGCTCTGCCAGGAGAAAATCGCATGCTTTCTGGGCTACACGGCCATGACAG AGCCAGAGTCCACACTGGACCTGGAGCCCGAGCCGGAGCCAGAGCCGGAGCCAGAGCCCGAGCCCCAGCCGCGGAGCTCCCTGAGGGCCTCCTCCATGTGCCGCCGCAGCCTCCGGtcccagggcctggaggccagccTCAGCTGTG GGCCCAGCGACTGCCCGGAGATGCCTCTTCCTCTGATCCCAGGCGAGCGCCAGGCGGGCGATGGCACATCCCTCCCCGAGACCCCCAACCCCAAGATG ATGTCGGCTGTCTACGCAGAGCTTGAGTCCCGGCTGAGCAGCAGCTTCAAAGGGAAGATGGGGACCACCTCCAGATCCCGTGCCTCCCCACCAGTGCCCAGCACGGCAGGCACAGCAG GGCCCAGGACCCTGTCCAGCGTCTCGTGGCCCAGCGAGCGgctcctgccctccccctgctACTACCCGCTGTGCTCAGAGGGCCTGGCCTCCCCCAGCAGCTGTGAGTCCCACCCCTACGCCAGCTTGGACAGCAGCAGGGCGCCCTCCCCACAGCTGGGCCCCGGGCCCCTCTGCTCCAGCAGCACCCCCAGTCCGGACCCCGGCCGCCCGCCCAGCCGCAGGAAGCTCTTCACCTTCGCCCGCCCTGTGCCAAGCCGGGATACTGACCGCTTCCTGGATGCGCTGAGTGAGCAGCTGGGGCCCCGGGTCACCATCGTGGATGATTTCCTGAGCCCTGAGAATGACTACGAAGAG ATGAGCTTCCACGACGACCAGGGCAGCTTCGTCACCAATGAGAGGAGCAGTGCCAGCGAGTGCGTCAGCAGCAGTGAGGACGGCAGCTCCCTGACCTACTCCTCCATCTCCGACCacatccccccgcccccactcaGCCCCCCGCCACCGCCACCCCTGCCCTTCCATGACCCCAAGCCCAGCTCCCGCACCCCTGATGGCCCCTGGGGCCCCGCTCCGACGCTGGCCAAGCCCCTCACCCAACTCAGCCACCCAGCCCCtccaccacccccgccaccccTGCCCCCCCCTGTCCCCTGTGCGCCCCCCATGCTGTCCCGGGGCCTGGGCCACCGCCGCAGTGAGACCAGCCACATGAGCGTCAAGCGCCTGCGGTGGGAGCAGGTGGAGAACTCAGAAGGCACCATCTGGGGACAG CTCGGGGAAGACTCTGACTATGATAAGCTGAGCGACATGGTGAAGTACCTCGACCTGGAGCTCCACTTTGGCACCCAGAAACCTGCTA AGCCGGTGCCCGGGCCTGAGCCCTTCAGGAAGAAGGAGGTGGTGGAGATCCTGTCCCACAAGAAGGCCTACAACACCT CCATCCTGCTGGCGCACCTGAAGCTGAGCCCGGCCGAGCTGCGTCAGGTGCTAATGAGCATGGAGCCCCGGcgcctggagcccgcgcacctggCGCAACTGCTGCTCTTCGCGCCCGACGCCGACGAGGAGCAGCGCTACCAGGCCTTCCGCGAGGCGCCCGGCCGCCTCAGCGAGCCCGACCAGTTCGTCCTGCAG ATGCTGTCGGTTCCCGAGTACAAGACCCGCCTGCGCAGCCTCCACTTCCAGGCCACCCTACAGGAGAAGACAGAAGAGATCCGGGGCAGCCTGGAGTGCTTGCGCCAGGCCTCCCTCGAGCTCAAGAACAGCCGGAAGCTCGCCAAGATCCTGGAG TTTGTGTTGGCTATGGGCAACTATCTCAACGATGGACAGCCCCAAACCAACAAGACCACGGGCTTCAAGATCAACTTCCTGACAGAG CTGAACTCCACCAAGACGGTGGATGGGAAGTCCACCTTCCTGCACATCCTTGCCAAATCGCTGAGCCAGCACTTCCCCGAACTCCTGGGCTTTGCTCAGGACCTGCCCACCGTGCCCCTGGCTGCCAAAG TGAACCAACGGGCCCTGACCAGTGACCTGGCTGACCTCCACGGTACCATCAGTGAGATACAGGCCACCTGCCAGAGCATGTCCCCCGCCAGCGAGGACAAGTTTGCCGTGGTCATGGCG TCCTTCCTGGAGACAGCCCAGCCGGTGCTGCGGGCGCTGGACGGGCTGCAGCGGGAGGCCATGGAGGAGCTGGGCAAGGCGCTGGCTTTCTTCGGTGAAGATTCCAAAGCCACCACTTCTGAGGCCTTTTTCGGCATCTTTGCGGAGTTCATGAGCAAGTTCGAG cgAGCGCTCGGCGACCTGCAGGCTGGGGAGGGCACGCGCGGCTCTGGGATGGTTTCGCCCCTCTCCTGGTGA
- the GRID2IP gene encoding delphilin isoform X1 produces the protein MGKDQGFSRHFRIFIPKKHRARFDEVVSQGLLGKLCRARRAQGAQRLRRSRSEERPERLLVSTRASAAPRRPDEPPQRKAASLLGSRAGPGGARRTVRVYKGNKSFGFTLRGHGPVWIESVLPGSPADNASLKSGDRILFLNGLDMRNCSHDKVVSMLQGSGAMPTLVVEEGLVPFASDSDSMDSPNPSSALTSLQWVAEILPSSIRVQGRTFSQQLEHLLTPPEHYGVCRALESFFQHRNIDTLIVDVYPVLDTPAKQVLWQFIYQLLTYEEQELCQEKIACFLGYTAMTAEPESTLDLEPEPEPEPEPEPEPQPRSSLRASSMCRRSLRSQGLEASLSCGPSDCPEMPLPLIPGERQAGDGTSLPETPNPKMMSAVYAELESRLSSSFKGKMGTTSRSRASPPVPSTAGTAGPRTLSSVSWPSERLLPSPCYYPLCSEGLASPSSCESHPYASLDSSRAPSPQLGPGPLCSSSTPSPDPGRPPSRRKLFTFARPVPSRDTDRFLDALSEQLGPRVTIVDDFLSPENDYEEMSFHDDQGSFVTNERSSASECVSSSEDGSSLTYSSISDHIPPPPLSPPPPPPLPFHDPKPSSRTPDGPWGPAPTLAKPLTQLSHPAPPPPPPPLPPPVPCAPPMLSRGLGHRRSETSHMSVKRLRWEQVENSEGTIWGQLGEDSDYDKLSDMVKYLDLELHFGTQKPAKPVPGPEPFRKKEVVEILSHKKAYNTSILLAHLKLSPAELRQVLMSMEPRRLEPAHLAQLLLFAPDADEEQRYQAFREAPGRLSEPDQFVLQMLSVPEYKTRLRSLHFQATLQEKTEEIRGSLECLRQASLELKNSRKLAKILEFVLAMGNYLNDGQPQTNKTTGFKINFLTELNSTKTVDGKSTFLHILAKSLSQHFPELLGFAQDLPTVPLAAKVNQRALTSDLADLHGTISEIQATCQSMSPASEDKFAVVMASFLETAQPVLRALDGLQREAMEELGKALAFFGEDSKATTSEAFFGIFAEFMSKFERALGDLQAGEGTRGSGMVSPLSW, from the exons GATCTTCATCCCCAAGAAGCACCGGGCGCGCTTCGACGAGGTCGTGTCTCAGGGTCTGCTGGGCAAGCTATGCCGCGCCCGGCGGGCGCAGGGCGCGCAGCGGCTGCGCCGGAGCCGCAGCGAGGAGCGGCCGGAGCGCCTCCTGGTGTCCACGCGCGCCAGCGCCGCCCCGCGCCGCCCCGACGAGCCTCCCCAGCGCAAGGCCGCCTCTCTGCTCGGCAGCCGCGCCGGCCCCGGGGGCGCGCGCAG GACCGTCCGAGTCTACAAGGGCAACAAGAGCTTCGGCTTCACGCTTCGCGGCCACGGACCTGTCTGGATCGAGTCTGTGCTGCCTG GGAGCCCGGCTGACAATGCTTCCCTCAAATCGGGCGACCGGATCCTCTTCCTCAACGGACTAGACATGAG GAACTGCTCCCACGACAAGGTGGTGTCCATGCTGCAGGGCAGTGGTGCAATGCCCACgctggtggtggaggaggggctCGTCCCGTTCGCCAGCG ACTCCGACTCGATGGATTCTCCCAACCCGTCGTCGGCGCTCACCTCCCTGCAGTGGGTGGCGGAGATCCTGCCGTCCAGCATCCGGGTGCAGGGGAGGACCTTCAGCCAGCAGCTGGAGCACCTGCTCACGCCCCCCGAGCACTATGGGGTCTGCCGGGCCCTCGAGAGCTTCTTCCAGCACAG gaacaTCGACACCCTGATCGTCGATGTCTACCCGGTGCTGGACACACCCGCCAAGCAGGTCCTTTGGCAGTTCATCTACCAGCTGCTGACTTACGAGGAACAGGAGCTCTGCCAGGAGAAAATCGCATGCTTTCTGGGCTACACGGCCATGACAG CAGAGCCAGAGTCCACACTGGACCTGGAGCCCGAGCCGGAGCCAGAGCCGGAGCCAGAGCCCGAGCCCCAGCCGCGGAGCTCCCTGAGGGCCTCCTCCATGTGCCGCCGCAGCCTCCGGtcccagggcctggaggccagccTCAGCTGTG GGCCCAGCGACTGCCCGGAGATGCCTCTTCCTCTGATCCCAGGCGAGCGCCAGGCGGGCGATGGCACATCCCTCCCCGAGACCCCCAACCCCAAGATG ATGTCGGCTGTCTACGCAGAGCTTGAGTCCCGGCTGAGCAGCAGCTTCAAAGGGAAGATGGGGACCACCTCCAGATCCCGTGCCTCCCCACCAGTGCCCAGCACGGCAGGCACAGCAG GGCCCAGGACCCTGTCCAGCGTCTCGTGGCCCAGCGAGCGgctcctgccctccccctgctACTACCCGCTGTGCTCAGAGGGCCTGGCCTCCCCCAGCAGCTGTGAGTCCCACCCCTACGCCAGCTTGGACAGCAGCAGGGCGCCCTCCCCACAGCTGGGCCCCGGGCCCCTCTGCTCCAGCAGCACCCCCAGTCCGGACCCCGGCCGCCCGCCCAGCCGCAGGAAGCTCTTCACCTTCGCCCGCCCTGTGCCAAGCCGGGATACTGACCGCTTCCTGGATGCGCTGAGTGAGCAGCTGGGGCCCCGGGTCACCATCGTGGATGATTTCCTGAGCCCTGAGAATGACTACGAAGAG ATGAGCTTCCACGACGACCAGGGCAGCTTCGTCACCAATGAGAGGAGCAGTGCCAGCGAGTGCGTCAGCAGCAGTGAGGACGGCAGCTCCCTGACCTACTCCTCCATCTCCGACCacatccccccgcccccactcaGCCCCCCGCCACCGCCACCCCTGCCCTTCCATGACCCCAAGCCCAGCTCCCGCACCCCTGATGGCCCCTGGGGCCCCGCTCCGACGCTGGCCAAGCCCCTCACCCAACTCAGCCACCCAGCCCCtccaccacccccgccaccccTGCCCCCCCCTGTCCCCTGTGCGCCCCCCATGCTGTCCCGGGGCCTGGGCCACCGCCGCAGTGAGACCAGCCACATGAGCGTCAAGCGCCTGCGGTGGGAGCAGGTGGAGAACTCAGAAGGCACCATCTGGGGACAG CTCGGGGAAGACTCTGACTATGATAAGCTGAGCGACATGGTGAAGTACCTCGACCTGGAGCTCCACTTTGGCACCCAGAAACCTGCTA AGCCGGTGCCCGGGCCTGAGCCCTTCAGGAAGAAGGAGGTGGTGGAGATCCTGTCCCACAAGAAGGCCTACAACACCT CCATCCTGCTGGCGCACCTGAAGCTGAGCCCGGCCGAGCTGCGTCAGGTGCTAATGAGCATGGAGCCCCGGcgcctggagcccgcgcacctggCGCAACTGCTGCTCTTCGCGCCCGACGCCGACGAGGAGCAGCGCTACCAGGCCTTCCGCGAGGCGCCCGGCCGCCTCAGCGAGCCCGACCAGTTCGTCCTGCAG ATGCTGTCGGTTCCCGAGTACAAGACCCGCCTGCGCAGCCTCCACTTCCAGGCCACCCTACAGGAGAAGACAGAAGAGATCCGGGGCAGCCTGGAGTGCTTGCGCCAGGCCTCCCTCGAGCTCAAGAACAGCCGGAAGCTCGCCAAGATCCTGGAG TTTGTGTTGGCTATGGGCAACTATCTCAACGATGGACAGCCCCAAACCAACAAGACCACGGGCTTCAAGATCAACTTCCTGACAGAG CTGAACTCCACCAAGACGGTGGATGGGAAGTCCACCTTCCTGCACATCCTTGCCAAATCGCTGAGCCAGCACTTCCCCGAACTCCTGGGCTTTGCTCAGGACCTGCCCACCGTGCCCCTGGCTGCCAAAG TGAACCAACGGGCCCTGACCAGTGACCTGGCTGACCTCCACGGTACCATCAGTGAGATACAGGCCACCTGCCAGAGCATGTCCCCCGCCAGCGAGGACAAGTTTGCCGTGGTCATGGCG TCCTTCCTGGAGACAGCCCAGCCGGTGCTGCGGGCGCTGGACGGGCTGCAGCGGGAGGCCATGGAGGAGCTGGGCAAGGCGCTGGCTTTCTTCGGTGAAGATTCCAAAGCCACCACTTCTGAGGCCTTTTTCGGCATCTTTGCGGAGTTCATGAGCAAGTTCGAG cgAGCGCTCGGCGACCTGCAGGCTGGGGAGGGCACGCGCGGCTCTGGGATGGTTTCGCCCCTCTCCTGGTGA